A window of the Calderihabitans maritimus genome harbors these coding sequences:
- a CDS encoding FmdB family zinc ribbon protein has product MALPTYDFRCVNCGERFSRRVPIEERDKVRCPQCGSKAQQLLTGFIYFGKSDGGGSGSCSRSSCSGCSGC; this is encoded by the coding sequence TTGGCTTTGCCGACATATGATTTCCGTTGTGTAAACTGTGGCGAGCGCTTCAGCCGCAGGGTTCCTATAGAAGAAAGAGATAAGGTAAGATGCCCTCAATGCGGAAGTAAAGCCCAACAACTATTGACTGGGTTTATATACTTCGGCAAATCCGATGGTGGAGGTTCCGGTAGCTGTAGCAGAAGCAGTTGTAGTGGTTGCAGCGGTTGTTAG
- a CDS encoding DUF3786 domain-containing protein codes for MAIEIQGNYEDAYRQAVKEFSEKDPHLMARWSKARFDREKSVFCMRYCATDYFIHYPTGKFDTEEKIAIPLTDQIIMLQYLTQASGMPIRNRWLSFMELPGGPHHYAPFRQEAINPISQTFGDRLELFRQVALSLDGKATDMGDAGYILPVLPGLPLAYILWQGDEEFPPNANILFDYSASTYLPTATLYVLGINTTLKMLERARKFESRTV; via the coding sequence GTGGCTATAGAAATTCAGGGAAATTACGAAGACGCCTACCGGCAGGCCGTGAAAGAATTTAGCGAAAAAGATCCCCACTTAATGGCCCGGTGGAGTAAAGCCCGTTTTGACCGGGAAAAATCGGTTTTCTGTATGCGTTATTGCGCAACTGACTATTTTATCCATTACCCTACCGGTAAGTTTGACACGGAGGAAAAAATTGCGATTCCTCTTACCGATCAGATTATAATGCTTCAATATCTGACGCAGGCCAGCGGGATGCCTATTAGAAATCGCTGGTTGAGTTTTATGGAACTTCCCGGTGGCCCGCATCATTATGCTCCCTTTCGCCAGGAAGCCATCAACCCTATCAGCCAAACTTTTGGCGACCGGCTTGAACTGTTCCGGCAGGTGGCTTTGAGCCTGGACGGTAAAGCAACCGACATGGGGGACGCCGGGTACATTTTACCGGTTTTACCCGGCCTGCCTTTGGCATATATTCTCTGGCAAGGGGATGAGGAATTTCCTCCCAACGCCAACATCCTCTTTGATTATTCAGCCAGCACCTATCTACCTACTGCTACCCTTTATGTGCTGGGCATAAATACTACTTTAAAAATGTTAGAGCGGGCTCGTAAGTTTGAATCCCGAACGGTATAA
- a CDS encoding ketopantoate reductase family protein produces MKIGIIGAGAIGSLFGGLLAENGNDVWLYNRRKEHVQVLKEKGLTIVSAEGRRTIPVKATTKPQDMGILDLAVILVKFPDTEKALEDVAGNLGRDTLVMTLQNGLGNVEKIMKKVERHRVIAGVTSHGSTLLAPGEIYHAGKGPTYLGALEETSVSRVQEVVDLFNRSGIDTKLSDNIIKMLWKKLVANVGINPLTALTGLPNGKLLFYPELADIMRGAVEETVRVAEAKGIDLELEDPFAYVASVCRATAENKSSMLQDVLNRRPTEIDAINGAVVREAEKLSEEVPFNRVLTNLVKVLERRYLEGSCSSSI; encoded by the coding sequence ATGAAGATAGGCATCATAGGGGCTGGAGCTATCGGTAGTCTTTTTGGGGGGCTGCTGGCGGAAAACGGGAATGACGTTTGGCTCTATAACCGGCGGAAGGAACATGTACAGGTTTTAAAGGAAAAAGGCTTGACTATTGTTTCTGCGGAAGGCCGGCGCACTATTCCGGTGAAAGCTACCACCAAACCCCAAGATATGGGCATTTTAGATTTAGCTGTCATCTTGGTAAAGTTTCCTGATACGGAAAAGGCGTTGGAGGATGTAGCGGGCAATTTGGGACGGGACACACTGGTTATGACCCTGCAAAACGGCCTGGGCAATGTGGAAAAGATAATGAAGAAAGTGGAGCGGCACAGGGTAATTGCCGGCGTTACTTCCCATGGTTCAACCCTGCTGGCGCCGGGCGAGATTTATCATGCCGGCAAGGGTCCCACTTACCTGGGTGCTTTAGAAGAGACCAGTGTATCCCGGGTACAAGAAGTTGTTGATCTTTTCAACCGCTCCGGGATAGATACTAAACTGAGCGATAATATAATTAAAATGTTGTGGAAGAAACTGGTAGCCAATGTGGGTATCAATCCTCTGACGGCCCTAACCGGACTTCCCAACGGTAAACTCTTGTTCTATCCTGAGCTGGCGGATATCATGCGGGGAGCGGTAGAGGAAACGGTCCGGGTTGCGGAGGCAAAAGGAATAGACCTTGAGCTAGAGGATCCTTTTGCATATGTGGCTTCAGTTTGCCGGGCAACTGCGGAGAACAAGTCTTCCATGTTACAGGACGTTTTAAACCGGCGTCCTACGGAAATTGATGCTATCAATGGTGCAGTTGTACGGGAAGCAGAAAAATTGTCGGAGGAGGTTCCGTTTAACCGGGTTTTAACTAATTTGGTCAAAGTCCTTGAACGTCGATATTTGGAAGGATCTTGCTCCTCTAGTATATAA